The proteins below are encoded in one region of Rhinolophus sinicus isolate RSC01 linkage group LG07, ASM3656204v1, whole genome shotgun sequence:
- the LMNB2 gene encoding lamin-B2, with product MSPLIRGSCPEPRRPRAVGAVASAAMATPLPGRAGGPATPLSPTRLSRLQEKEELRELNDRLAHYIDRVRALELENDRLLLKISEREEVTTREVSGIKTLYESELADTRRLLDETARERAQLQIEIGKLKAEVEEANKSSKKREGELTVAQGRVKDLESLFHRSEAELAAALSDKHSLESDVAELRAQLAKAEDGHSVAKKQLEKETLMRVDLENRCQSLQEELDFRKSVFEEEVRETRRRHERRLVEVDSSRQQEYDFKMAQALEELRSQHDEQVRLYRLELEQTYQAKLDSAKLSCEQNDKAASAAREELKEARVRVESLSYQLSGLQKQANAAEDRIHELEEAMAGERDKFRKMLDAKELEMTEMRDVMQQQLAEYQELLDVKLALDMEISAYRKLLEGEEERLKLSPSPSSRVTISRATSSSSSSSSMATAGRSGRSKRRRLEAEEPPGTGSSSIGACGGSGSFHRAQQTSASGSISIEEVDLEGRFVQLKNSSDKDQSLGNWKVKRQVLEGEEIAYKFTPKYVLRAGQTVTVWAAGAGVAPSPPSTLVWKSQNSWSTGESFRTVLVNATGEEVAVRTVKQSSVAREAENGEEGEEEGAEFGEEDLFHQQGDPRTTSRGCRVM from the exons ATGAGCCCGCTGATCCGCGGCAGCTGTCCCGAGCCGCGCAGGCCCCGAGCCGTCGGTGCCGTCGCCTCCGCCGCCATGGCCACGCCGTTGCCCGGCCGCGCGGGCGGGCCCGCCACGCCGCTGTCGCCTACGCGCCTGTCGCGActgcaggagaaggaggagctgCGCGAGCTCAATGACCGACTGGCGCATTACATCGACCGCGTCCGCGCGCTCGAGCTGGAGAACGACCGGCTCCTGCTCAAGATCTCCGAGAGGGAGGAGGTGACCACGCGCGAG GTGAGTGGCATCAAGACATTGTACGAGTCAGAGCTGGCTGACACCCGCAGACTGCTGGATGAGACTGCCCGAGAGCGCGCCCAGCTACAGATCGAAATAGGGAAACTGAAGGCTGAGGTGGAAGAGGCCAACAAAAG CTCCAAGAAGAGGGAGGGcgagctcacagtggcccagggcCGTGTGAAGGACCTGGAGTCCCTGTTCCACCGGAGTGAGGCAGAGCTGGCTGCTGCCCTCAGTGACAAGCACAGCCTTGAGAGCGACGTGGCTGAGCTTCGGGCCCAGCTGGCCAAG GCAGAGGATGGTCACTCAGTGGCCAAAAAACAGCTAGAGAAGGAGACGCTGATGCGCGTGGACCTGGAGAACCGCTGCCAGAGCCTGCAGGAGGAGCTGGACTTCCGCAAGAGTGTCTTCGAGGAG GAGGTGCGGGAGACGCGGCGGCGGCACGAGCGGCGTCTGGTAGAGGTGGACAGCAGCCGGCAGCAGGAGTACGACTTCAAGATGGCACAGGCACTGGAGGAGCTGCGCAGCCAGCATGACGAGCAAGTGCGTCTGTACCGCCTGGAGCTGGAGCAGACCTACCAGGCCAAG CTGGACAGCGCCAAGCTGAGCTGTGAGCAGAACGACAAGGCCGCCAGCGCCGCCCGTGAGGAGCTGAAGGAGGCGCGCGTGCGGGTGGAGTCCCTCAGCTACCAGCTGTCTGGCCTGCAGAAGCAG GCAAATGCAGCCGAGGATCGGATCCACGAGCTGGAGGAGGCTATGGCTGGGGAGCGCGACAAGTTCCGGAAGATGCTGGACGCCAAGGAGCTGGAGATGACAGAGATGCGGGATGTGATGCAGCAGCAGCTGGCCGAGTATCAGGAGCTGCTGGATGTCAAGCTGGCCCTGGACATGGAGATCAGTGCCTACCGCAAGCTGCTGGAGGGCGAAGAGGAGAG GTTGAAGCTGTCCCCCAGCCCGTCGTCGCGGGTAACCATCTCGAGGGCCACTtcgagcagcagcagcagcagcagtatgGCCACTGCAGGGCGCTCAGGCCGCAGCAAGCGGAGGCGGCTGGAGGCTGAGGAGCCGCCAGGCACAGGCTCCAGCAGCATCGGCGCATGTGGTGGCAGTGGCAGCTTCCACCGGGCCCAGCAGACCTCGGCCTCGGGCAGCATCAGCATCGAGGAGGTCGACCTGGAGGGCAGGTTTGTGCAGCTGAAGAACAGCTCCGACAAG GACCAGTCTCTGGGGAACTGGAAGGTCAAGAGGCAGGTCCTGGAAGGGGAGGAGATTGCCTACAAGTTCACGCCCAAGTATGTGCTGCGTGCTGGCCAGACCGTCACG GTGTGGGCAGCTGGTGCGGGGGTGGCCCCCAGTCCCCCCTCGACGCTCGTGTGGAAGAGCCAGAACAGCTGGAGCACAGGCGAGAGCTTCCGGACTGTCCTGGTCAACGCCACTGGGGAG GAAGTGGCGGTCAGAACAGTGAAGCAGTCCTCAGTGGCACGGGAGGCTGagaatggggaggagggagaagaagagggagcCGAGTTTGGTGAGGAGGACCTTTTCCATCAGCAG gGGGACCCCAGGACCACCTCACGAGGCTGCCGTGTGATGTGA